Proteins encoded together in one Cervus canadensis isolate Bull #8, Minnesota chromosome 7, ASM1932006v1, whole genome shotgun sequence window:
- the MYLK gene encoding myosin light chain kinase, smooth muscle isoform X4 produces the protein MAMISGLSGRKSSTGSPTSPLNAEKLESEDVSQAFLEAVAEEKPHVKPYFSKTIRDLEVVEGSAARFDCKIEGYPDPEVVWFKDDQSIRESRHFQIDYDEDGNCSLIISDVCGDDDAKYTCKAVNSLGEATCTAELIVETMEEGEGEGGEEEEEE, from the exons ATGGCAATGATCTCAGGGCTCAGTGGCAGGAAATCCTCAACAGGGTCACCAACCAGCCCGCTCAATGCAGAAAAACTAGAATCTGAAG ATGTCTCCCAAGCTTTCCTGGAGGCTGTTGCTGAGGAGAAGCCCCATGTAAAACCCTACTTTTCTAAGACCATTCGTGATTTAGAAGTTGTGGAGGGAAGTGCTGCTAGATTTGACTGCAAGATTGAAG GATACCCGGACCCTGAAGTCGTCTGGTTCAAAGATGACCAATCAATCCGGGAGTCCCGCCACTTCCAGATAGACTACGACGAGGATGGGAACTGCTCTTTAATCATTAGTGATGTTTGCGGGGATGATGATGCCAAGTACACCTGCAAGGCTGTCAACAGTCTTGGAGAAGCCACCTGCACAGCAGAGCTCATTGTGGAAAccatggaggaaggagaaggagaagggggagaagaggaggaggaagagtga